The Dreissena polymorpha isolate Duluth1 chromosome 2, UMN_Dpol_1.0, whole genome shotgun sequence nucleotide sequence tagtagtagtagtagtagtagtagtagtagtagtagtagaagaagaagtagtagtagtagtagtagtagtagtagtagtagtagtagtagtagtagtagtagtagtagtagtagtagttgcagtagtagtagtagtagtagtagtagtagtagtagtagtagtagtagtagtagtagtagtagtagtagtagtagtagtagtagtagtagtagacgtagtagtagtagtagaagaagaagtagtagtagtagtagtagtagttatagtagtagtagtagtagtagtagtagtagtagtaatagtagtagtagtagtagtagtagtagtagtagtagtagaagaagtagtagtagtagtagtagtagtagtagtagtagtagtagtagtagtagtagtagtagtagtagtagtagttgtagtagtagtagtagtagaagaagaagtagtagtaatagtagtagtagtagtagtagtagtagtagtagtagtagtagtagtagtagtagtagtagtagtagtagtagttgtagtagtagtagtagtagtagtagtagtagtagtagtagtagtagtcgaaatagtagtagcagtagtagaagtagtagtagaagtagcagtagtagaagtagtagtagtagtagtagtaatagtagtagtagtagtagtagtagtagtagtagtagaagtagtagtagtagtagtagtagtagtagtagtagtagtagtagtagtagtagtagtagaagtagtagtagtagtagtagtagtagtagtagtagtagtagtagtagtagtagtagtagtagtagtagtagtagaattagtagtagtaggaatagtagtaatagtagtagtagtagtagtatagtggtagtagtagtaaaagttgtagtagtagttgttgttgtagtagtagtagtagtagaagtagtagtagtagtagtagtagtagcagtagttgtagtagtagtagtagtagtagtagtagtagtagtagtagtagtagtagtagtagtagtagtagtagtagtagaagtggtagtagtagtaaaagtagcagtagtagtaaaagtagtagtagtagtagtagtagtagtagtagtagtagtagtagcaatagtagtagtagtggtagcagaaATAGCatgaaagtaaataaaataactttttaaacagGTTAAGTTGGTCAGTATTACCTTCGCGTGTTGGCGTCCGtttcttcaaaacaaaacaagtttggGTCACGTACACAACTTACAAGAATTCGCCTCTTGTTTTGAAATGCTTATCAAACATGTTTAAACCTAATACATTCATGTTAATCTTTTACGGTAAAAACGCTTATGATAAGACCTACTGTTTAAGTGTTCCAGTAAAGTAAACAAAAagtattatacaaaataaagctTTGGCACATCAATAACTGACATATATGTTTCcataagaaaatattcattctTACTCATAATAAATCAACGCGTATTGGTGACCTTTAAATATACCTGGACATCGTAAACTACTTGTCATGTTATCTTTCACACGGCTGTACAACGGGTCATCATCCAAACAAGCTCCAATATTTTCATGTGATTGTCCAATTAATTTCAATGCACTGAAATATAAATCAACACGAGTTTTGGACTGTGAATATTAATGCAAACTCGCATGAAATATTCTAGCTTTCACTGcacaaaataaattgtgtttgcaaATCATCATTTAATCTGATTGAAAAGCGGTTAAtaaagttattttgtttatgaaagataaccaattatttaacctaCACAGATAAATTcagaataataaacaatattaccaTTGGCGTTGGACATCGGTAACTGTAAAAGAAAGTGACATTCATAACTAGGATCGTTGTTGTGTATAGAAATTGTATGATACATTATACACAATTGCATGTTATGTATTGAAACACATTACAAAATACGAGAAACGCAAACATAATAAAGACGCCTGCATTTGAAGGCTCGATGTATAAAATTTGAACATTTAAAGTCTCATCTATTCTTTCCAGGCATCTGGAAAGAGGAAATATATCAATAACTAAAGTTCGACTTAAGTGTGGCCTGTGTCTTGGACCGAAAGCGTTTGTTATTTACGCACCACACATCAATAATgtatttatgtgtatatttatagtcatagtaaattaaaaaaaaatatgttaaggtactcaataataaaatgatattgaacaaaacaagaaggTCCATCATTTTGACCTCGAAACATGACCATAATCTTATACCTAAACATCTATATCTTGTGCGTAACACATGGTCTTATATAAGATTGTTTTCATATCTGACATATTTCAATACTGAgcccaattaaaaaaatataattgttgtgCACACACTGTTAGAAAGCTGAAAACCAAATCATGTTAAATAACCATAATAGACGTTGGACTTACATTTGTACAATAATGTTCACAAAGTTGATACATATATTCAAGAAGGTCATATGCTTTGCTTTCCGCGGCCGCTCAACTTTTGTTATTTCGACCGAAGTTTGCTTATCTGACATTTCTGCTTGAATATTTATCGAGATACTTAGGTTATCAAACATTTAACGCGTATGGTGTTGCGCATAGAcaattgtattattcattttGCTTCTGTTTACTAACAAAAATATCGAAATCGAATTCATATATTAATACACAAACATCTAACAAACCATTTGTTTGCCTCGTGCGAGCCGAATCCGTCAAGGATTCATTCCAGTTCGAGTGTGCGGCATTATTTATATCAACCTTGACGTTTGCATTTCCTTCACCTGCATGATTAACGCTGATGTTCGTAAGAATAACAGCATGATTTCCTGGATTTCGTTATATTAAGTCgttaaagtaaataaacatatattttcgtCAAAGCACAAGGCTTGACGAAAACGTTTAAACTACGCTTCATGCGATTAAATTTATTGCACAAAAATCCTGTACTCTTTATTCACAATTATTCTAATATCGAAATTGACTGAATGATGATAAATTGTGAATATACTACACTATATATGTGactgttaatatttaaatatatcatataatGAAGAAAGTATAGTTCTTCTTTCTTATATTGTGTCTAAAGGAAATTTCGACGTTATTTCGTCAAGGCATAAAATAGTTCATGAGTGCATGTTTTATTCATCAAGCAGCAATGCTTTATTGTTAAACTGTAACATTTTGTCAAGGAAtcacataataaataattatgacaataatattttcgttttgaaacaaaaaacccatTTTTCTATGCAAATGCCCGTTAAAACCCAATTATTTGAAATGCAACTGTTTTACCTACCAGGATAACGTTTGAAATACGATAACATTTTCTTTCTATACACGAAGACCACCAGTCCAATATCAAAGACAACGAACGGCCCAGCGACAAAAATAATTAACCTTATAtctgaaataattaaacaaaaacgaAGTTATAAAACTGTTATATTCAATCAAAAACAAAATCAGTTCCAACAACTAAAACAATGGTAGATGTGATGAACAAcctttattgtgttgtttttactaCCTCTCATTTTGATAAGACCTGGTACTTCATGTAATACATTTATGTACGTTTGATTAACATCGgcaaaaaatatttatacaattttaaatctGGGAATTTTATAAATTACTCTACCGTTCACTTACTGTCATGTTTAATAAAAGATCCTTCAATAGCTATCGTCTCGTTCATTTCTGCATATGGTCCTAAAGTAATGCTATGGTTTTCTGTTACGAAGAGGTTGTCTTCATTTAAAACAAACTCGGAGTATATTCATGACACAATAAAAATAGTAATAACACATTAATTCGCATCGCGTACTTATTTATATCAACCGCATATTTAAAAGTAACGCCAATAATGTTTAATAGAAGCTGGTGTGTAAGACtaataaaacataaaagtaaGACAATGATTAAAACGTCGGTTTCCAAACAATTTAATTAAGGATTTTCTATAAGTCATTGCCGAAatttgttttgcaataatactctgttttatatttcaatgaataaaacaacaaaaaaacataaaacaattaaatattattagGTATTACTTGCTATATTAAACCTGGCCCTCGTGAAGATGCAATTGAAGGCCTTGTCTAGAAAGTCGATTCtatattttatacaatttatatagttTATGTAGAGTGTAAAGCAAACATGTTTGTATTTCCATTTAGAACGGCAACAAAACGTCACCGTGACAGCCTTATGGTATCAGTGAAGAGCTTATTACTTGTTGTCTAGATCGAATTATATTCTTGATCgacttgtatatttttttgttgatGGACGTGCATAACTTAAACAATGGTTGCATCATTTCTTTGTcatgattattgtttaaattccGCGTGAACGTCAGCTGTGCAGCATGTTATAATTACCGTGTGTATACCGATAATACTAGTATCACTGAGGCCAAGACTTAATTCGAATGAGTTATTttgttgtcagtttttttttaactggacCATAATTATGGACAATATCGAAAGCTGAACAATAATGAGCACCGGgttaattttaaaaaattatatccTGCTTAGTATTTGATATTGCGGTAATAAGGTCCgttgcgtaggaattaaacctcgaggaagcacgacgtagttctcgtGAGCTGTCCGAAGCCAAtatcgcgttcgctcgtaaatgttcggatatcgtcgcgagAAATTTACATGGAGTATATTGTCACACACGAAATATACACGAGCATTTTTACCaaagaccacatctagcgttacaGTTTTTTTTCGCTAGAAggaaaacttattttttaagggttaactttatttcacgaaatattttacgaaatattcgttgattttgagtatttctGTGGCTTTAATAAGTCCGCTTCTACCACGAATATTCATGTTATTCACCGTTTTACACGCAAAACTCCACctttttacacgcaaaacataaaCACAAGCATTTTTGTGACGTCAAAGTAACAAAACAAGTCAAAAATGACGTTGACTGCGTTTATCAAAATGGAGTGATAAATCGATGAGACGTCATTATGATTTTAAATGCGTTACAAATAGTGtgttaataaatgaaaatgagATGCCATAGTAAGAACAAATTATCCTAATGAATAACTTTGATATCAAACTCGTATTACTATTTTGTTTATACCGTAATGCctaatgtaaacattatttgttggccaAGCTTGCTAGAACGCGCGTAAAagaaagtgtattttatttaacagtattttaaaaGTTCCTATATCACTTTCATAACAATAGGTTCTGTCGATGTTCTGTAGCACAAAACATGTATACCACAATTATTTTCCTTCTTGGTAAATGGAAAACAAGTTACGGATCGAGTAAGAATCTATTGCACATTACgagttaaaaggggccttttcacattttggtaaattgacaaaatttaaaaaagttgtttcatattcgcaaattttcgaatTAGGCCAACATGTTTTTATTActtgttttacgggagcgaccgaccctatttttcgacaaatacaaataaatataaaagtcactttcgggttttttatttaaatttcaccCGAAtacctggtattttatccaaaacttgaaaaaaagtGTTCAGATTGCTGAAagtgttgttgttatttgtttataataacgGTTGTTTCATTGTGCTtagtcgacttgtaaagcgtaagcgattttcattggctttTGCAGTCATTACCACTCGCCATTaaccaatcggtgagtattttacaaatgattttcatattgtattcTCACAAATGGCGGACGTTAACAACAACGATGCGGATGgggaatatttcaaaattaaattaagtaaaaatgAAGAAGAAATTttttcaattagaaaagtaaATCTTGAAAACACAATTTATGGCATCATTCACATATAATGTAAAACTAACATAAACATTATTAGcgtttttgcagatgatgcagaggtggCACCATCGATAACATTCGATGTTATAagaagttttgggtaggtttaataaatatgcgtttATTGTTTTGGACacactttaaaacatgccaaaatctgtgaaaaggaccctttaaataCAATGTGTTTTCTTTTCTACAATGTATGTGCATTATATTCACTTAAACACACGTGATGCAACTGATCACAATTGTTCGATATAATGCGAATTAATGTCCTACCTGCCGCGTGTGTGTAAGTCATAgattctttgtttatattcttcaCAACTGTAGTCAATCCTTTTCCGTCCTCAGTGAATTTCTCTGGATCTTTTGTTTTTGTGCATTCACTCATATCTTCTCAACAAACACATAGTTTgcattaaacaaaatgtatttcgaATTATATACGTAAAATCAAGTTAAACACGCATGTATTGCTTCTACATAATGAAATACTTCACATGACAAGATTGTAGTAGAATTGCTACGTACTACAACAGATATAATGATATTATAAACAGTTGCCATTATCGCAATAACtgctcaaaacaaaacataaataaataaacggtACACACTAATTTACACTACCTGCATATCAATGCAACACAGTATCAATTTCTCTTATAGACTTATTTGATTATACAGTCAATTATGGactaaaattaatataataatttaatatctaAATGCAAAGTTAACGGCGTAAATAATTAAGATATTACAGTATTGTCACATAACGTTTTATAAAGCACTTCTTACAAGTATATTTTACATGTGACATTGAATCGAAATTGTAGTGTTTTTTACATTACGTTATGTTGTTATTAATGTATgaaccataattattattggaacGAATTGCGTACATGCAAACCAGTTTGTTGTGTTTGTTGTCCTACCTTGAGATGCAAAACGTATTTCCGCGCTAAAATTTGTAGATTCACCAGCATATTTCGAGCAATACCATCCGTCACTTGTGTTCCCATCAGTGCTATAAGTCACTATGCAGTTGACAAGATACCCTTGGGTACACCTACAATCTATGGGGTAAATCGATTTTACTGTGCATTTATTGTCACTGTATATAATCTTTGCTATATTTTCAATGTTATTACTGTTATTTCTGTAAAATTTCCAAAATCCATTACTACTGTGTATACTACTGCTGCAAGACAGTTTCAGTTCTGACTTGCTCGCAAATCCCTGTTCAATGATCGGTTCTGTCcaaactgaaaataaaacacatatacacattttattttacaaattagcATAGTTGTACCTGTGTGCGTGTATTTCTAAGTGTATGCGGAACTGCTACGCCTAAAGCTGGATTACGTGAAGACCCGAAATATATCTCTGCACCAATACCAAATGAACATTCTAGATTTGATGAGTTTCAAGAGGAAAATACATCTGCCCGGAATGGTTACAACCATCTTAATTTGCATGCGCCGGGTGTGGAAAAGAACCCGGGTCGcctaaaaatatattgaacagACCTCTGCGTTACGAGAAAGCTCTTTGAACGCCAGTTTAAGAACATACAAACTATTTTCGTCAGAGAATTAACTTAACAAACACAACACATACTTGTATAATCATGTAGCTAACAGACTCAGTTATATATGGTGTACGATAAATGAACGGCATATATTTGATACGTATGGTACTTTTAAAATTATAACTGGCACGATTTATTTGCGGCAGGATATTACGTCGTAATATTATTAACACTCGCTCGtgaatgtatattttgtcaatgtTTCTTTGATCACAAACAATTCAAGGACAGTATAGCGATAAAAAGGTGTTTATCTCTAATGCATGCGTTCATTTTTGCATATGCGGTAGTTTATTTACACACATGTCCCAACATGATAATCAATATTTCTTTTAGCAAAAAAAATTGTGGCTTTTGTTTGAAATTTCATGACAATCactgtaaaattaaaaataaggAAACATTATCGGTACAgtacttaaattttaaaatctGTAGTTCTTTTTCGTTTTTTATGTCCAATGAACACCCCTggaaacccgatatgatgtgaaaagttggacgTGCTTGGAAAAATTTCCTataaattttgctgaatttcggtaagtaaatccagttttattattgtttaaaggcatttttgaattagaatatcttttggtatatgcaaaTGATGTATTATCTTGTATGTTAGACAAATCCTGGTttttattattcaggatttattgaaatatggctatttgaagtcaACGATGCTGGGATGTGTCCCCTATTTAGCACTTAATTTACAAATTTGTTTAAAGTTATGCCAGTgtaaaagtttttgcaccgaaaatAAAATCAACCAATGTCCCGGAGTAACATATCcaccagggtttcttaaaaaaattcgtattggtggagaaattcgaCTTAACATTCTACATATTGATGAAAAATTACTATTGCCCGGTGCAGTGCCAAAGGTGTCAAGATATGGCAGAATTGCAGTTCATTAATAATCTTAAAAGCTCATTTTTACAACTGATTTATGCGCTTTACAGGCTTGTTCATTGAACTGAGACTTTTGATACTTACTATTTGGTTACCGTTTGAAATAATTGTGAAGTAAGTGATACTCTTACgtagaaaacaaacacataatgtcCCGGACACTTGCACTTGACTCAATTGTTCAATCCCCATCGACTTTCATATATAATACACCTTTTAAAAGTTTATACATTCTGACATTATTTAGGAACTCCAGCGCCAGATTTACTTATGAAAGGAAAACGCTGGACATTTTCGGAATAAATTCAGTAGAATCACATCTAAGAACAATACAATCACTAGTCCATGCGCTTTCGAAAAATTGCATGTATTGTTTTTGCACAGCTACAAAATTGTCGCTCTGTGAACCATTATATTTTTCACAGACTGTGCATGCATAAAGCCTATTGAAATGACTGATAATCAAATAACGCAAGTGCAGTCAAAAAGAATGACTTAtttctgtttacattttttatatttatgcatataaaatggaataaaaaaacGTGTTTGCCTTTACAGTAAAcaagtaaatatataaaaattcactGAGTTATGATATATTTGAAGTTGATTCAACTTATTCTTTTTACAGaagtgtttcaattttttttattttacatgtaaaagGACTGTGAAATTAGGTTTTAacgcgagattatacgattttgtaaaattgtaaaatattgaaaaaatatgttacaataacacaaaataggcaagaaaaattataaattaaagacgaatttcataaaatgccgcaaagacaaattagcaccccgagccgattgtgacaaagatatttcgtacatattttcctacaataaccgaagcattcgtgtttttattaggatcagagtaagtgttcgtgtttcgtatgaatatatatcgttgcagaaattttaaataaaccgttaaacttaatttagattcacatcgtacatgcatgatatacatgctggcgaattcgactgtacatacattttcgatttcagaattaaatatctggcttatttcgcatttttcgacacatgtttattttaacttttattttaatttatattgaaatatatgtattattagttgtttttttacactttttatatacattcataaatatttgacaaaatcgtataatctcgctttaagttcTATTGTATATCGATATCACAATTGTTAACAATTATGTTGTTTAGTTGAGCAAAACTATGACAACATTTgtataaatacaataaagaacaataccaaaaatatatttcaagGGAAAATGACTGTCTTGCGTGTAGAAGTGTCAAAGTTAGTTCCGTTTTCTGTTCAAAGAAGAATCAATCGCAATGTTAAATTGCTaacataataaatatgaaaacctATTACTCACAGCGTGGCTGTCCTAATTTattcacattaacattaatttaGGTACATTACATATTCCGAACACTGAACACTAAATTCTATTAACGTAAGCAATGTAAAATATGGGATACTATATTATTTAGCGTGTTATGGTTTATAATTGATTACAAAGACGTAAGTTCATCTAATATGAAATCACGAACACGACAATAGACTAAATAAATTGCTATCATTTCCGGAGTAAAATTAGAAATCATCTAAACTAAATAAATCATAACACAGAGAACGTTATTCAACACATTGGAAGTTGCAAAGATACGCCGATGCTTTATAAGAACTCGATATTTTCGTCGATTCCTATTTTTGGAATCCGTCTTCATGCTTCTCGTGAACACATTAATTTTAAAGAGTTACAAATTGTAACATTTCGCTATCATTGCACAGGAACACGCAATGAGCTGAGTCGTATGACCAATAACACAATGCTAGTTTaattttaaatactatttaaacaATGCGGAATTATATTTTACCTTTAACTGTGTTCATGCGAAGTCTTTATTGCGTGAA carries:
- the LOC127865495 gene encoding uncharacterized protein LOC127865495, which produces MSLSFTVTDVQRQCALKLIGQSHENIGACLDDDPLYSRVKDNMTSSLRCPETDANTRRGATNGPADISYGISLDDDPLYSSVVEKISTHEDEKGACGYTEQV